In Juglans regia cultivar Chandler chromosome 5, Walnut 2.0, whole genome shotgun sequence, the following are encoded in one genomic region:
- the LOC108989872 gene encoding basic leucine zipper 34-like — MDPKKMKRIISNRVSAQKSRMKKLHYVTDMERKVKALEAQIAVLSPQVALYKNQQRLLQMEQRSLNQQMLHFSTNKIFRDAEIEENKAEVNRLRQLHLSQKQQQIQAAQTNFLNWETAGIEQMVYPNLNQREMVYANSTQAQNSEENTTQLNKLSQINLTQQEDQQPQQVGQTWIPSNWEFPLGEIMISPSLNQTGMQQKVNINSTLGGIEAMLGYNTLNPNHATHN, encoded by the exons ATGGACCCCAAAAAGATGAAACG gattATATCAAACCGTGTTTCTGCACAGAAATCTCGAATGAAGAAGCTTCACTACGTTACTGATATGGAAAGGAAGGTGAAAGCTTTAGAG gCTCAAATTGCAGTCTTATCTCCTCAAGTTGCACTTTATAAAAACCAGCAACGTTTGCTGCAAATGGAGCAAAGAAGCTTGAACCAACAAATGCTCCATTTCAGTACCAATAAGATTTTTAGAGATG CCGAAATTGAAGAGAACAAAGCAGAAGTGAATAGGCTGAGGCAACTCCATTTGAGCCAAAAACAACAGCAAATCCAGGCCGCGCAGACAAACTTCCTTAATTGGGAAACAGCTGGGATAGAGCAGATGGTGTATCCAAACTTAAATCAACGTGAAATGGTTTATGCGAATTCAACCCAAG CCCAGAATAGCGAAGAAAACACAACACAACTGAATAAGCTAAGCCAAATTAATTTAACACAACAGGAAGATCAACAACCACAGCAAGTTGGACAGACATGGATACCAAGTAATTGGGAATTTCCTTTGGGCGAGATCATGATAAGCCCAAGCTTAAATCAAACCGGGATGCAGCAGAAAGTGAACATAAACTCAACCCTTGGTGGAATAGAGGCGATGCTAGGCTACAACACTTTGAACCCAAATCATGCAACtcacaattga
- the LOC118348414 gene encoding ATP-dependent DNA helicase pfh1-like, whose translation MTVKVRGKDLDNRWVVPHNPYLLAKFDCHLNVEICSTIKAVKYLYKYIYKGHDHVAFNLIPGQNIQDIDEIQQFQSARWIAPPEAMWRIYGFILNEMYPSVYSLHLHLEDQHLVAFHAHDNLNNVLRSDFTAKSMLTEFFSTNQTNENARKLLYKEFPEAFVWNQQHKIWTPRKKKTVIGRIVTASPFEGERYYLRILLNHIRGPLSFDHIKTVGNVTAPTFREAATLHGLLQRDTSLQDCIQEASLYQIPHSLRRLFATILVYCNPTNPRELWEYFEQDMSSDFQTSVATSADIRTKVLRSISSTLESMGKDINMFHLTEHDVSFDQNETEAREINDEFAVSIPEEDLMASMSLNSEQQHAYESILQKVLLNESAAFFIDGPDGTRKTFLYKALLATVRSRNLIALTTASSGVAASILPGGRTAHSRFKIPLDLDKNSTCCVSKQSALAKLLRLAKLIIWDEAPMSRKECMQALDKMLRDITDSRLPFGGKIIVFGGDFRQVLPVIRKGTRQEEVNASLASSYLWSTLTKIRLSENMRARFDPNFSNYLLQVGNGTTPITIENKIKIPNEMLIPYRNDVEFLDDLIDADFQDIGSYSENLSEMTNRAILTPKNNSVDEINTILIQRFPGTVTQYYSFDETIDTSEQGIMEDFLNTLTPNGLPPHELLLKKNCPNMLLRNVNPSEGLCNGTRLICRNFE comes from the coding sequence ATGACTGTCAAAGTCAGAGGTAAAGATTTAGATAACCGTTGGGTTGTTCCACATAATCCATATCTCCTCGCAAAATTTGATTGTCACTTGAATGTAGAAATTTGCTCAACAATCAAAGCAGTCAAATAcctttataagtacatttataAAGGTCATGATCATGTTGCTTTCAACTTGATTCCTGGACAAAACATCCAAGATATagatgaaatccaacaatttcaaTCAGCCAGATGGATTGCTCCACCAGAagctatgtggagaatatatggTTTTATTCTTAATGAAATGTATCCATCAGTTTACAGTTTACATCTACATCTTGAAGATCAACATCTGGTAGCTTTTCATGCACATGACAACCTTAACAATGTTCTGAGATCCGATTTTACGGCAAAATCAATGTTGACTGAATtcttttcaacaaatcaaactaatgaaaatgcacGAAAACTACTGTACAAAGAATTTCCTGAAGCTTTTGTTTGgaaccaacaacacaaaatatggactccaagaaagaagaaaactgttATAGGCCGCATTGTTACAGCAAGTCCATTCGAAGGTGAAAGGTATTACTTACGGATATTGTTAAATCATATAAGAGGCCCTTTATCATTTGACCACATCAAAACAGTTGGCAATGTCACTGCACCAACCTTTCGTGAAGCAGCTACATTACATGGTTTGTTACAAAGAGATACCAGTTTGCAAGATTGTATACAAGAGGCTTCCTTATACCAAATACCACACAGTTTAAGACGgctatttgcaacaattttagtATACTGTAATCCAACAAATCCTAGAGAACTTTGGGAATATTTTGAACAAGATATGTCAAGTGATTTCCAAACAAGTGTTGCAACATCAGCAGATATTAGGACAAAAGTCTTACGAAGCATCTCTTCTACACTTGAATCGATGGGAAAAGACATAAACATGTTTCATTTAACAGAACATGATGTCTCTTTTGATCAGAACGAAACTGAAGctagagaaataaatgatgaatttgcAGTTTCGATACCAGAAGAAGATCTTATGGCTTCGATGAGTCTTAATTCTGAACAACAACACGCATATGAATCAATTTTGCAGAAAGTCCTTCTAAATGAATCTGCTGCATTTTTCATTGATGGTCCGGACGGAACAAGGAAAACATTCTTATATAAAGCACTTCTCGCTACAGTAAGATCAAGAAACTTAATTGCTCTTACAACTGCATCGTCTGGTGTTGCTGCATCTATTTTACCTGGAGGTCGAACAGCCCATTCACGCTTCAAAATTCCATTAGATCTTGACAAAAATAGTACTTGTTGTGTAAGCAAACAAAGTGCTCTTGCCAAATTGTTACGTCTTGCAAAGCTAATCATATGGGATGAAGCACCTATGTCTAGAAAAGAATGTATGCAAGcattggataaaatgttacgAGACATAACTGATTCAAGATTAccatttggtggaaaaattaTCGTATTCGGTGGAGATTTTCGTCAAGTCTTACCTGTGATTCGGAAAGGCACAAGACAAGAAGAAGTTAATGCCAGTTTAGCATCGTCATATTTGTGGTCTACTTTAACTAAGATTAGGTTGAGTGAGAATATGCGAGCAAGATTCGATCCAaacttctcaaattatttacttcaggTCGGAAATGGAACAACACCAATCACAATTGAGAATAAGATCAAAATTCCCAATGAAATGCTCATTCCTTACAGAAATGATGTGGAGTTTTTAGATGATCTAATCGATGCAGACTTCCAAGATATTGGCAGCTATTCAGAAAATTTATCCGAAATGACAAATCGAGCTATCTTGACACCAAAGAACAACTCTGTCGATGAGATAAATACAATACTTATTCAAAGATTTCCTGGTACAGTTACACAATACTATAGCTTCGATGAAACGATTGATACATCAGAACAAGGAATCATGgaggattttttaaatacattgaCACCAAATGGACTTCCACCTCATGagctgttattaaa